CAATGCCCCGCGGCTCGGCCACGTCCCGCCAGTAGGCGGTCAGGGCCAGGGTCTGAAAGCCGCGGTTACGCCGGCGCAGCCCTTGGCGCGCCAGCAGGCCGCTGCGGCCGGTCGCATCGACAAAAAAGGCTGCCGTGATGCGGTGTTGGGATGCGGTTCGCACCTGCACCTCAGCGCTGTCGGGCGGCAGGCTGACCGCCTCAACCGCCTGTCCCTCACACACCTGCACGCCGGCCTGCCGGGCGTGCTCCAGCAGCAGGGCGTCAAAATCCGCCCGCCAGACCTGAAAGCCGCGCCGGCTGCGGTCCGGGCTGTAATAGGCGGTGCGCGGCGCGGCTTCGCCCCAGCATACCGTGTGGCCGGCAATCGGCAGAAAGCCGACCCGCTCGACCTCGGAGCGCAGGTTCAGAAAGTCAAAAATAGGCAGGATACGCGGGGTGAGCGANNNNNNNNNNNNNNNNNNNNNNNNNNNNNNNNNNNNNNNNNNNNNNNNNNNNNNNNNNNNNNNNNNNNNNNNNNNNNNNNNNNNNNNNNNN
This genomic interval from Desulfurellaceae bacterium contains the following:
- a CDS encoding tryptophan 7-halogenase, translated to SLTPRILPIFDFLNLRSEVERVGFLPIAGHTVCWGEAAPRTAYYSPDRSRRGFQVWRADFDALLLEHARQAGVQVCEGQAVEAVSLPPDSAEVQVRTASQHRITAAFFVDATGRSGLLARQGLRRRNRGFQTLALTAYWRDVAEPRGIERGNTLVEAYADGIVWSLALHTGLRNVTLLVDWRAGADIRRAGLADVYHAELGKAAHISGLLEGARIATAPQAADATLYTATQFGDARFLLVGDAGLFIDPLSSEGVHKAMASALTGAVVVNTLLR